Part of the Erwinia amylovora genome is shown below.
TCCATCGCCTCGAAGATCGCCAGCGCCAGCTCGTTTTCACTGTCCGGATTGCGACACAGCAGATACTCGGTATCTGGTAGCATTGGCAAACCTTCGGCAGCCCCCATTACGCGCAGTTCAGGACTCATCATCTCTACCGGGCGGGCAGTGACTCCCAGCCCGGCTTTCACCGCGGCACGAACCGCAGCAAGCGTTGAAGCGACGTACGAGATACGCCACGGAATGCCTGCCTGATTAAGATGGTCTATCGCCAGGTCGCGATAAGGGCTTGGCTCATCCAGCAATACCAAAGGAATCGCTTCCCCGGGCTGGAAAATGTAGTCTGCTGCGCAGTACCACAAGGTTGGCGACGTACGCAGGACCTGCCAGGTGAAATCCATCGGGCTGGAAGTAGTGACGACCAGATCGACTTCGCCCTGATTGAGCATTTCCATCATAAACGGATTGCGCTTAACGCGAACGTCGATCGCAAGTTTTGGGTAGAGCGAGGTAACCCGGTTCAGCATAAACGGTAAGATGGTGTCTGAAGTATCATCAGAAGCACCAATGGACAGTACACCCTGAATATTGCGGTACATCAAAGAGGTACAGGCTTCATCATTGAAGCGCAGGATCTTTCTGGCATAACCTAACAGCTGAATACCGTGTTCAGTTAATAACTTGTTACGCCCGTGTCTGGCGAACAGTTCTTTGCCTACTAATTGTTCCAGTCGCTGCATTTGCTGACTAACAGCCGACTGCGTTCTGCATACCGCTGTCGCCGCAGCAGCAAAGGTGTTCAGATCGGCAACGGCAACAAACGTTCTCAGCAGATCAAGGTCAAGATTGAGTATCGGACGATTTGCACTAGTCATGTTATATCTTCACTTTATAAGTTTTTACAAACAGCTACCCTGGTGTTATTTCTTTATTTATCAATAAGATGATAAATAAGTAATAATTGCAAAATGGCGACAGTGATTAGCAATCAAAAAAAATTACCCGATGCATTCCTGATTTGCAGACAATAAGTATTCTTTACTCTGCTCATTCTGCCCGAGTAATGCCGGACAGACTGCGGCGAAAAGATTCTTTCATCTGATACATCACTCATGCACGCTGCACAAAC
Proteins encoded:
- the lrhA gene encoding transcriptional regulator LrhA, coding for MTSANRPILNLDLDLLRTFVAVADLNTFAAAATAVCRTQSAVSQQMQRLEQLVGKELFARHGRNKLLTEHGIQLLGYARKILRFNDEACTSLMYRNIQGVLSIGASDDTSDTILPFMLNRVTSLYPKLAIDVRVKRNPFMMEMLNQGEVDLVVTTSSPMDFTWQVLRTSPTLWYCAADYIFQPGEAIPLVLLDEPSPYRDLAIDHLNQAGIPWRISYVASTLAAVRAAVKAGLGVTARPVEMMSPELRVMGAAEGLPMLPDTEYLLCRNPDSENELALAIFEAMESGNNPYLLSTEGQGSTISPDDEEE